From Arcticibacter tournemirensis, one genomic window encodes:
- the rplL gene encoding 50S ribosomal protein L7/L12 has protein sequence MADLKAFAEQLVNLTVKEVNELAQILKDEYGIEPAAAAVAVAAPAAGGDAPAAAEEQTAFDVILKEAGGAKLAVVKLVKDLTGLGLKEAKDLVDGAPKEVKTGIAKDEAEALKKQLEEAGAVVEIK, from the coding sequence ATGGCAGATTTAAAAGCGTTTGCTGAACAATTGGTAAACTTAACAGTAAAAGAAGTTAACGAGTTAGCTCAGATCCTTAAAGACGAGTATGGTATTGAACCTGCTGCTGCTGCGGTTGCAGTTGCTGCTCCTGCTGCCGGTGGCGATGCACCTGCTGCAGCTGAAGAACAGACTGCATTTGACGTAATCCTGAAAGAAGCAGGTGGCGCGAAGTTAGCAGTTGTTAAATTAGTTAAGGACCTTACTGGTCTTGGACTAAAAGAAGCTAAAGATTTAGTTGACGGTGCTCCTAAGGAAGTTAAGACCGGTATCGCTAAAGACGAAGCTGAAGCTCTTAAAAAACAATTAGAAGAAGCAGGAGCTGTTGTTGAGATTAAGTAA
- the nusG gene encoding transcription termination/antitermination protein NusG: MSDQLKWYVVRAVSGKEKKVKQYIETEVNRLGISHLLPQVLIPMEKYYQMREGKKIAKERNFYPGYVLIEAALDGELEHVIKNINSVIGFLGDKGGNAVPLRPAEVNRILGKVDEMSQQGETMNIPYYVGENVKVMDGPFNGFTGVIEEVNEEKKKLKVMVKIFGRRTPLELNYMQVEKE, translated from the coding sequence ATGAGTGATCAACTGAAGTGGTACGTTGTCAGAGCAGTTAGTGGTAAGGAAAAGAAAGTAAAGCAATATATAGAAACCGAGGTTAACCGCCTTGGTATTTCTCATTTACTACCTCAGGTTCTGATACCTATGGAAAAATACTATCAGATGCGTGAAGGGAAGAAGATTGCTAAAGAAAGGAATTTTTATCCTGGGTATGTTCTGATAGAAGCAGCTTTAGACGGAGAGCTCGAACACGTTATAAAAAATATAAACAGTGTAATTGGTTTTCTTGGCGACAAGGGGGGCAACGCTGTTCCATTACGTCCGGCGGAGGTAAACCGTATACTGGGAAAAGTAGACGAGATGAGCCAGCAGGGCGAAACCATGAACATCCCGTATTATGTTGGCGAGAATGTTAAGGTAATGGATGGTCCGTTCAATGGTTTCACCGGTGTTATAGAGGAAGTAAACGAAGAGAAGAAGAAGTTAAAGGTAATGGTGAAGATCTTCGGACGCCGTACTCCTCTGGAGTTGAATTATATGCAGGTAGAGAAAGAATAA
- the rplK gene encoding 50S ribosomal protein L11: MAKEVSALVKLQIKGGAANPSPPVGPALGAKGVNIMEFCKQFNARTQDKPGKVLPVVITVYADKSFDFIIKTPPVAIQLLEVSGIKSGSAEPNRKKVASVSWEQVEAIAKDKMPDLNAFTVESAMKMVAGTARSMGITVSGNAPWNS; encoded by the coding sequence ATGGCAAAAGAAGTCAGTGCGTTAGTAAAATTACAGATCAAGGGTGGCGCTGCGAATCCATCACCTCCGGTTGGACCTGCTCTAGGTGCAAAAGGGGTGAATATCATGGAGTTTTGCAAGCAGTTCAATGCACGCACCCAGGATAAGCCAGGTAAAGTATTACCTGTTGTAATTACAGTATACGCTGATAAGTCATTTGATTTTATCATTAAAACCCCTCCTGTAGCAATACAGTTGCTTGAAGTTTCAGGCATTAAGAGTGGGTCGGCAGAGCCTAACCGCAAGAAGGTTGCTTCGGTATCCTGGGAGCAGGTTGAGGCTATTGCTAAAGATAAAATGCCTGACTTAAATGCTTTTACTGTAGAGTCGGCGATGAAAATGGTTGCCGGTACAGCACGTAGTATGGGAATTACCGTTTCCGGTAATGCACCATGGAACAGTTAA
- the secE gene encoding preprotein translocase subunit SecE — translation MANVVEFIKESYDEMLHKVSWPTWTELQNSAVIVLVASVIIALMILAMDESAGNLLKFFYRSVA, via the coding sequence ATGGCTAACGTAGTTGAATTTATAAAAGAGTCTTATGATGAAATGCTCCATAAGGTATCATGGCCGACCTGGACAGAGTTACAAAATTCAGCGGTCATTGTGCTTGTAGCCTCAGTGATTATTGCGCTGATGATTTTAGCTATGGATGAATCTGCCGGCAATCTTTTGAAATTTTTCTACAGGTCGGTTGCTTAA
- the rpoB gene encoding DNA-directed RNA polymerase subunit beta, producing the protein MANKNQSERVNFATSKHVIDYPDFLDVQLQSFREFFQLETTSDNRHQEGLFKVFSENFPISDSRNIFVLEFLDYFIDPPRYDIQECIERGLTYSVPLKAKLRLSCNDEEHEDFETIVQDVYLGTIPYMTPKGTFVINGAERVIVSQLHRSPGVFFGQSRHTNGTKLYSARVIPFKGSWIEFATDVNNVMYAYIDRKKKFPVTTLLRAIGYDSDKDILELFELADEVKVSKSGLKKFVGRKLAARVLKKWVEDFVDEDTGEVVSIDRNEIILERETILEDDHIDMIIDAGVKSVILTKEDASNNADYSIIYNTLQKDTSNSEKEAVEHIYRQLRNAEPPDEETARGIIDRLFFSDKRYDLGDVGRYRINRKLKLTTSEETKVLTKADIIAIVKYLIKLINSKAEVDDIDHLSNRRVRTVGEQLYAQFGVGLARMARTIRERMNIRDNEVFTPTDLINARTLSSVINSFFGTNQLSQFMDQTNPLAEITHKRRLSALGPGGLSRERAGFEVRDVHYTHYGRLCTIETPEGPNIGLISSLCVHAKINNLGFIETPYRKVDNGRVVVEEPVIYLSAEDEDGKTIAQANALYDEHGNFETPRVKARFEGDFPVIEPQRLDLMDIAPNQITSIAASLIPFLEHDDANRALMGSNMQRQAVPLLRPEAPIVGTGLEGRVARDSRTLINAEGSGVVEYVDANEIRIKYDRNEDDKLVSFEGETKSYSLIKFKKTNQSTCINLKPIVRKGQRVDKGQVLCEGYATQDGELALGRNMKVAFMPWQGYNFEDAIVISERVVSQDIFTSLHIEEFELEVRDTKRGEEELTPDIPNVSEEATKDLDENGIIRVGAEVKEGDILIGKITPKGESDPSPEEKLLRAIFGDKAGDVKDASLKTPPSIGGVVIDTKLFSRAKKTSKAEEKAQLDKLDSAHDKAVKHLKDTLTEKLFTIVNGKTSQGVYNVYKELLVPKGAKFTQKMLADLEYANINPTKWTTDEDKNELIKQLLHNYNIRLNEELGAYKRDKFAISVGDELPSGIVQMAKVYIAKKRKLKVGDKMAGRHGNKGIVARIVRDEDMPFLEDGTPVDIVLNPLGVPSRMNLGQIYETVLGWAGKELGMKFATPIFDGATHEEVEEWVAKAGLPASGRTYLYNGLTGERFDQPTTVGIIYMLKLGHMVDDKMHARSIGPYSLITQQPLGGKAQFGGQRFGEMEVWALEAFGASNILQEILTVKSDDVVGRAKTYEAIVKGENLPTPSVPESFNVLVHELRGLGLDITLD; encoded by the coding sequence TTGGCAAACAAAAATCAAAGCGAAAGAGTAAATTTTGCAACCAGCAAGCACGTGATCGATTATCCCGATTTCCTGGATGTGCAATTGCAATCTTTCAGGGAGTTTTTTCAGCTTGAAACGACCTCTGACAACCGCCACCAGGAAGGCTTGTTTAAGGTTTTTTCTGAAAATTTCCCAATCTCTGACTCAAGAAATATCTTTGTTTTAGAGTTTCTTGATTATTTTATTGATCCGCCGCGTTATGATATACAGGAATGTATTGAGCGTGGCTTAACTTATAGTGTTCCCTTAAAGGCTAAATTACGTTTGTCATGTAATGATGAGGAGCACGAAGACTTTGAAACAATTGTTCAGGATGTCTACCTGGGAACTATCCCTTACATGACGCCGAAAGGAACATTTGTTATTAACGGAGCTGAACGTGTAATTGTATCGCAGTTGCACAGGTCGCCCGGTGTGTTTTTTGGCCAGAGCCGTCATACCAACGGGACCAAGTTATATTCTGCCCGTGTAATTCCGTTTAAAGGTTCATGGATTGAATTTGCTACAGACGTGAATAACGTGATGTATGCTTACATCGACCGTAAGAAAAAATTCCCGGTTACTACTCTGCTTCGCGCTATCGGTTATGATTCGGATAAAGACATTCTCGAATTATTTGAACTTGCCGACGAAGTAAAGGTAAGCAAATCAGGCTTGAAGAAATTCGTAGGCCGCAAGCTTGCTGCCAGGGTGCTGAAGAAGTGGGTAGAGGACTTTGTGGATGAAGATACCGGCGAAGTAGTTTCCATTGACCGAAATGAGATTATTCTCGAACGGGAAACCATTCTTGAAGACGACCACATCGACATGATCATTGATGCAGGTGTTAAAAGTGTTATCCTGACTAAGGAAGATGCTTCTAACAATGCTGATTATTCGATTATATATAATACTCTGCAAAAGGATACATCCAATTCAGAGAAAGAAGCGGTTGAACATATCTACCGCCAGTTGCGTAATGCTGAACCACCTGATGAAGAAACAGCACGCGGTATTATCGACCGTTTGTTCTTTTCAGACAAGAGATACGATCTCGGTGATGTAGGTCGTTACCGCATCAACCGTAAGCTTAAACTTACAACTTCTGAAGAAACCAAGGTGCTTACCAAAGCTGATATTATAGCTATTGTTAAGTATCTGATCAAGTTGATCAATTCGAAGGCTGAAGTGGATGATATCGACCACTTATCAAATCGTCGTGTACGTACAGTTGGTGAACAGCTGTATGCTCAGTTTGGAGTTGGTTTGGCCCGTATGGCACGTACCATCCGTGAGCGTATGAATATACGCGATAACGAGGTATTTACGCCAACTGACCTGATCAATGCCCGTACGCTATCGTCAGTGATAAACTCTTTCTTCGGAACAAATCAGTTATCTCAGTTTATGGATCAAACCAATCCTCTTGCTGAGATCACTCACAAACGACGTCTTTCAGCTTTAGGCCCTGGTGGTCTTTCAAGAGAGCGTGCCGGTTTTGAGGTTCGTGACGTTCACTACACCCACTACGGCCGTTTGTGTACCATCGAAACGCCGGAAGGACCGAATATCGGTTTGATTTCCTCTCTTTGCGTCCATGCAAAGATCAATAACCTCGGTTTTATCGAAACTCCTTACAGGAAAGTTGATAATGGTCGTGTTGTTGTTGAAGAGCCTGTAATTTACTTATCTGCTGAAGATGAAGATGGAAAGACCATTGCTCAGGCAAACGCTTTGTATGATGAGCATGGTAACTTTGAAACTCCGCGCGTAAAGGCAAGGTTTGAAGGTGACTTCCCGGTCATCGAGCCTCAAAGGCTTGATTTGATGGATATTGCGCCTAATCAGATCACTTCTATCGCGGCTTCATTGATTCCGTTCCTTGAACATGATGATGCTAACCGTGCGCTGATGGGCTCGAACATGCAACGTCAGGCTGTTCCATTGCTTCGTCCTGAAGCTCCGATTGTAGGTACAGGTCTGGAGGGCAGAGTTGCCCGCGACTCGCGTACCCTGATCAATGCTGAAGGAAGCGGAGTTGTTGAGTATGTTGATGCCAACGAGATCCGTATTAAATACGATCGCAATGAAGATGATAAGCTTGTTTCATTTGAAGGTGAAACTAAGTCGTACAGTCTGATTAAGTTTAAGAAGACCAATCAGAGTACCTGTATCAACCTTAAACCTATTGTAAGAAAAGGTCAAAGGGTGGATAAAGGCCAGGTTCTCTGTGAAGGTTACGCAACGCAGGACGGCGAGCTCGCTCTGGGCAGAAACATGAAAGTTGCTTTCATGCCATGGCAGGGTTATAACTTTGAGGATGCGATTGTAATCTCAGAACGTGTGGTATCACAGGATATCTTTACATCTCTTCACATTGAAGAGTTTGAGCTGGAAGTTCGTGACACCAAACGCGGTGAAGAAGAATTGACTCCTGATATACCGAACGTTTCGGAAGAAGCTACAAAGGACCTTGACGAAAATGGAATTATCCGTGTAGGTGCAGAAGTAAAAGAAGGAGATATCCTGATTGGTAAGATTACTCCTAAAGGGGAGTCGGATCCTTCTCCGGAAGAGAAACTTCTTCGTGCAATTTTCGGTGATAAAGCCGGTGACGTGAAGGATGCTTCATTGAAAACTCCTCCTTCTATCGGAGGTGTTGTAATTGATACCAAACTTTTCTCACGTGCTAAGAAGACTTCGAAAGCTGAAGAAAAAGCACAACTGGATAAACTGGATTCGGCACATGATAAAGCCGTTAAGCATTTAAAGGATACCCTGACAGAAAAGTTATTTACTATCGTTAACGGTAAAACTTCACAGGGGGTTTATAATGTTTACAAGGAGCTCCTTGTTCCAAAGGGCGCCAAGTTTACTCAGAAGATGCTGGCTGATCTTGAATATGCGAATATTAATCCTACTAAGTGGACAACAGACGAGGATAAGAATGAGCTGATCAAGCAGTTACTTCATAACTATAATATCCGGTTGAATGAGGAACTTGGAGCGTACAAACGTGATAAGTTCGCTATCAGCGTAGGAGATGAACTACCATCGGGAATTGTTCAGATGGCTAAGGTTTACATCGCTAAGAAACGTAAGTTGAAAGTAGGGGATAAGATGGCAGGACGTCACGGAAATAAGGGTATTGTAGCCCGTATCGTTCGTGATGAAGACATGCCTTTCCTTGAAGACGGAACACCTGTTGACATCGTTCTTAATCCTCTCGGTGTACCTTCCCGTATGAACCTTGGACAGATTTACGAAACTGTTCTTGGATGGGCAGGTAAGGAACTGGGGATGAAGTTTGCTACTCCAATCTTTGACGGGGCAACTCATGAGGAAGTGGAAGAGTGGGTTGCAAAGGCAGGACTACCTGCTTCCGGACGTACTTATCTATACAATGGATTGACAGGAGAGCGCTTTGACCAACCTACCACTGTGGGCATTATTTATATGCTGAAGCTGGGTCACATGGTTGATGATAAGATGCACGCCCGTTCAATTGGCCCGTACTCACTTATTACGCAGCAACCTCTGGGTGGTAAAGCTCAGTTTGGTGGACAGCGCTTTGGTGAAATGGAAGTTTGGGCACTGGAAGCATTCGGTGCATCGAATATCCTCCAGGAAATCCTTACTGTGAAGTCGGATGACGTGGTAGGACGTGCCAAAACATATGAAGCGATTGTTAAAGGTGAGAACCTTCCAACGCCTTCTGTTCCTGAATCATTCAATGTATTGGTTCATGAATTAAGAGGTTTAGGTTTGGATATCACACTGGACTAA
- the rpoC gene encoding DNA-directed RNA polymerase subunit beta': MSYKKDNKIKSNFTSITISLASPESILERSSGEVLKPETINYRTYKPERDGLFCERIFGPVKDYECHCGKYKRIRYKGIVCDRCGVEVTEKKVRRERMGHINLVVPVAHIWYFRSLPNKIGYLLGLPTKKLDLIIYYERYVVIQPGIKEADGINKMDFLTEEEYLDILDTLPKENQYLDDKDPQKFVAKMGAEALEELLKRLDLDQQSYDLRHQAANETSQQRKNEALKRLQVVEAFRSARENIENHPEWMIVKIVPVIPPELRPLVPLEGGRFATSDLNDLYRRVIIRNNRLKRLIEIKAPEVILRNEKRMLQEAVDSLFDNSRKVNAVKTEGNRALKSLSDILKGKQGRFRQNLLGKRVDYSARSVIVVGPSLKLHECGLPKDMAAELFKPFIIRKMIERGVVKTVKSAKKIVDRKDPIVWDILENVLKGHPVLLNRAPTLHRLGIQSFQPKLVEGKAIQLHPLVCTAFNADFDGDQMAVHVPLGHAAILEAQILMLASHNILNPANGTPITVPSQDMVLGLYYITKGRKTDDKRVVKGEGQTFYSAEEVIIAYNEKKIDLHAFIKVKANVKEQDGTIVNKLIDTTVGRVLFNQMVPVEVGYINELLTKKSLRDIIGEVVKITGMARAAQFLDDIKELGFQMAFRGGLSFNLQDLNIPEAKMKLIDQASKEVEEVMNNYNMGFITNNERYNQIIDIWTRINNRLTANVMEILSTDNQGFNSVFMMLDSGARGSKEQIRQLCGMRGLMAKPQKSGSGGEIIENPILSNFKEGLSVLEYFISTHGARKGLADTALKTADAGYLTRRLHDVAQDMIVGETDCGTLRGIYTTALKDNEDIVEPLYERILGRTSLHDVFDPITGELLVAANQDIDEEIGYKIDHSALEGIEIRSVLTCESKRGVCALCYGRNLATGKRVQAGEAVGVIAAQSIGEPGTQLTLRTFHVGGTASNIAAESQINAKFEGVIEFENIRTVPYELEDGPVEVVLGRSGEFRILEPGTRRVIMTNNIPYGSYLYVKEGDKLQKGDRICSWDPYNAVIISEFGGKIDFEAVIEGVTFREESDEQTGHREKVIIDTRDKTKNPVIRIADKQGNIIKGYNIPVGAHIAVDEGTSVKMGEVIAKIPRSTGKTRDITGGLPRVTELFEARNPSNPAVVTEIDGVVTLGGVKRGNREISIESKDGQIKKYLVPLSKHILVQDNDFVKAGMPLSDGSISPADILSIKGPAAVQEYLVNGIQEVYRLQGVKINDKHFEVIVHQMMQKVQIEDPGDTRFLEKDAVDRWDFMMENDEIYDKKVVTDPGDSTTVKAGQIISVRKLRDENSLLKRKDMKLVEARDAISATSSPVLQGITRASLGTKSFISAASFQETTKVLNEAAISGKRDNLLGLKENVIVGHLIPSGTGLRSYERIIVGSQEEYDKLMASKQEEAV, translated from the coding sequence ATGTCTTATAAAAAGGATAATAAAATAAAAAGCAACTTCACCTCGATTACCATCAGCTTAGCGTCTCCGGAGTCGATCCTTGAGCGTTCAAGTGGGGAAGTTTTAAAACCAGAAACCATCAACTACCGTACTTACAAGCCGGAGCGGGATGGTTTATTCTGCGAGCGTATTTTTGGTCCTGTGAAGGATTACGAATGCCATTGCGGTAAGTATAAACGTATCCGCTACAAAGGAATCGTATGTGATCGCTGCGGTGTTGAAGTAACAGAAAAGAAAGTACGTCGTGAGCGTATGGGACATATCAATCTTGTTGTTCCTGTTGCTCATATCTGGTATTTCCGTTCATTGCCTAATAAGATCGGTTATTTGCTGGGCCTTCCCACTAAGAAGCTGGATCTTATTATCTACTATGAACGATATGTAGTTATTCAGCCAGGTATCAAAGAGGCTGACGGCATTAACAAGATGGATTTCCTTACAGAAGAAGAGTACCTGGATATTCTGGATACCCTTCCTAAGGAAAATCAATATCTTGATGATAAAGATCCGCAGAAGTTTGTTGCTAAAATGGGAGCTGAAGCACTTGAAGAGCTGCTTAAGCGTCTGGATTTAGATCAGCAATCTTATGATCTGCGCCATCAGGCAGCTAACGAAACATCTCAGCAACGTAAAAACGAGGCGTTGAAGCGTCTGCAGGTTGTTGAAGCGTTCCGTAGCGCACGCGAAAATATTGAGAATCATCCTGAATGGATGATTGTAAAGATTGTTCCGGTTATTCCTCCTGAACTGCGCCCGTTGGTGCCTCTGGAAGGTGGCCGTTTTGCTACATCGGATCTTAACGACCTTTATCGTCGTGTGATCATTCGTAATAACCGTTTGAAGCGTCTGATTGAAATCAAGGCTCCGGAGGTAATTTTACGTAATGAAAAGCGTATGTTACAGGAAGCTGTAGATTCGTTATTCGATAATTCACGTAAAGTGAATGCGGTTAAGACAGAAGGAAACAGAGCATTAAAATCTCTTTCAGACATCCTGAAAGGAAAGCAAGGTCGTTTCCGTCAGAACCTGTTAGGTAAACGTGTGGATTATTCAGCACGTTCCGTAATTGTGGTTGGTCCAAGTCTGAAGCTCCACGAATGTGGTTTGCCAAAAGATATGGCTGCAGAGCTGTTTAAACCGTTTATCATCCGTAAGATGATCGAAAGAGGCGTTGTTAAGACAGTGAAGTCGGCTAAAAAGATTGTTGACAGGAAGGACCCGATTGTTTGGGATATTCTCGAAAACGTTCTTAAAGGACATCCGGTTCTTCTAAACCGTGCTCCAACACTACACCGTTTAGGTATACAGTCGTTCCAGCCTAAGCTGGTTGAAGGTAAGGCGATTCAGTTGCACCCATTGGTTTGTACTGCATTCAACGCCGACTTTGACGGTGACCAGATGGCTGTTCACGTACCTCTTGGTCATGCTGCTATACTTGAAGCACAGATTTTAATGCTTGCTTCTCACAATATCCTCAACCCGGCGAATGGTACTCCTATCACCGTTCCTTCACAGGACATGGTTCTTGGTCTTTATTATATTACCAAAGGCCGTAAGACGGATGATAAAAGAGTTGTAAAGGGTGAGGGACAAACGTTCTATTCTGCCGAAGAAGTTATTATTGCTTATAACGAAAAGAAGATAGACCTGCACGCGTTCATTAAGGTTAAAGCTAATGTAAAAGAGCAGGATGGTACTATCGTTAATAAGCTGATTGATACTACGGTAGGACGAGTATTGTTCAACCAGATGGTTCCGGTAGAAGTAGGTTATATCAATGAACTGCTTACCAAGAAATCACTTCGTGATATTATCGGCGAGGTGGTGAAGATCACTGGTATGGCCCGTGCTGCTCAGTTCCTTGACGATATTAAGGAATTAGGATTCCAGATGGCGTTCCGTGGAGGCTTATCATTCAACCTTCAGGATCTTAATATTCCTGAAGCCAAGATGAAGTTAATTGATCAGGCGTCTAAGGAGGTTGAAGAAGTGATGAATAACTATAACATGGGATTCATTACCAACAACGAGCGTTATAATCAGATCATCGATATCTGGACCCGTATCAATAACAGGCTTACTGCGAATGTAATGGAAATCCTTTCTACGGATAACCAGGGATTCAACTCAGTATTCATGATGCTTGATTCAGGAGCCCGTGGTTCTAAGGAACAGATCCGTCAGTTATGCGGTATGCGTGGACTGATGGCGAAGCCTCAGAAGTCGGGATCAGGTGGGGAAATCATCGAGAACCCAATTCTTTCTAACTTTAAGGAAGGCTTATCGGTACTCGAATACTTCATTTCTACACACGGTGCGCGTAAAGGTCTTGCGGATACGGCTCTTAAGACGGCCGATGCCGGTTATCTGACCCGCCGTTTACACGACGTTGCGCAGGATATGATCGTTGGAGAAACAGATTGCGGTACCTTAAGAGGAATTTATACTACAGCACTGAAGGATAACGAAGATATCGTTGAGCCATTATACGAACGTATATTAGGGCGGACTTCGCTGCATGACGTATTTGACCCTATCACAGGAGAGCTGCTAGTAGCAGCAAATCAGGATATTGATGAAGAGATTGGTTATAAAATCGATCATTCGGCCCTTGAAGGAATTGAGATACGCTCTGTATTAACCTGCGAAAGTAAGAGAGGGGTTTGTGCATTGTGTTATGGTCGTAACCTTGCAACTGGTAAACGCGTTCAGGCCGGTGAGGCCGTGGGTGTAATTGCCGCACAGTCTATCGGTGAACCGGGTACTCAGTTAACTCTTCGTACATTCCACGTGGGTGGTACTGCATCGAACATCGCAGCTGAATCACAGATCAATGCTAAGTTCGAGGGTGTTATCGAATTTGAAAACATTCGGACAGTTCCTTATGAGCTTGAAGATGGTCCGGTTGAAGTTGTTCTTGGCCGTTCAGGTGAGTTCAGGATCCTTGAGCCTGGAACTCGTCGCGTGATTATGACAAACAATATCCCTTACGGATCATACTTGTATGTGAAAGAAGGAGATAAGCTTCAGAAAGGCGACCGTATCTGTAGCTGGGATCCATATAACGCTGTGATTATCTCCGAGTTTGGCGGAAAAATTGATTTCGAAGCCGTTATAGAAGGTGTAACCTTCCGTGAGGAATCGGATGAGCAGACCGGACACAGGGAGAAGGTAATTATCGATACACGCGATAAAACCAAGAATCCAGTAATCCGCATAGCTGATAAACAAGGAAATATCATAAAAGGGTATAATATTCCGGTAGGTGCGCATATCGCAGTTGATGAAGGCACAAGTGTGAAGATGGGTGAGGTAATTGCCAAGATTCCGCGTTCTACTGGTAAGACAAGGGATATTACAGGTGGTCTTCCACGTGTTACCGAGCTCTTTGAAGCTCGTAATCCATCTAATCCGGCTGTTGTTACCGAAATTGATGGTGTTGTTACACTAGGAGGTGTAAAACGTGGAAACCGCGAGATTTCTATTGAATCGAAAGACGGCCAGATCAAGAAGTATCTTGTGCCTCTTTCTAAGCACATCCTGGTACAGGATAACGACTTTGTAAAGGCCGGTATGCCTTTATCAGACGGTTCAATTTCTCCGGCAGACATTCTGTCGATCAAAGGTCCTGCTGCAGTTCAGGAATATCTTGTTAACGGTATCCAGGAAGTTTACCGTTTGCAGGGTGTGAAGATCAACGACAAGCACTTTGAGGTGATTGTTCACCAGATGATGCAGAAGGTTCAGATTGAGGATCCGGGTGATACACGCTTCCTTGAAAAGGATGCAGTGGATCGTTGGGACTTCATGATGGAGAATGACGAGATCTATGATAAGAAGGTTGTAACTGATCCGGGAGATTCAACTACAGTTAAGGCAGGGCAGATTATTTCCGTTAGAAAGTTAAGAGACGAAAACTCTCTTCTCAAACGTAAAGATATGAAGCTGGTAGAGGCCAGGGATGCTATCTCCGCTACTTCGAGCCCGGTACTGCAGGGTATTACCCGTGCATCTTTAGGAACTAAGTCGTTTATTTCGGCTGCATCATTCCAGGAAACCACGAAGGTCCTTAATGAAGCGGCAATCAGCGGAAAGCGTGATAACTTGTTAGGTTTGAAAGAAAACGTAATTGTAGGACACCTGATACCATCGGGTACCGGCTTACGTAGCTACGAGCGTATCATCGTTGGATCGCAGGAAGAATACGATAAGCTGATGGCTTCTAAACAAGAAGAGGCAGTCTGA
- the rplA gene encoding 50S ribosomal protein L1 — translation MARLSKNQKKALSKIEAGKAYSLQDASALVKEVTTTKFDASVDIDVRLGVDPRKANQMVRGIATLPHGTGKTVRVLALVTPEKEEEAKAAGADYVGLDEYISKIEGGWTDVDIIITMPSVMAKVGRLGRILGPRNLMPNPKSGTVTTEVGKAVTDVKGGKIDFKVDKTGIIHTSIGKVSFPADKIYENALEVLQTLSRLKPSAAKGTYFKSIHISSTMSPGIEIETKTVAGI, via the coding sequence GTGGCTAGATTATCAAAAAATCAAAAAAAGGCACTCTCCAAGATTGAGGCGGGTAAAGCGTATTCTTTACAAGATGCATCTGCTCTTGTTAAAGAAGTAACGACGACCAAGTTTGATGCTTCTGTGGATATCGATGTTCGTTTGGGCGTTGATCCGCGTAAGGCAAATCAGATGGTTCGTGGTATTGCTACCCTTCCTCATGGTACAGGTAAAACTGTGCGGGTTCTGGCTTTGGTAACACCTGAGAAGGAAGAAGAAGCGAAAGCAGCCGGTGCGGATTATGTTGGCCTGGATGAGTATATTTCAAAAATAGAAGGTGGGTGGACCGATGTGGATATCATTATCACCATGCCAAGTGTGATGGCGAAAGTTGGTAGGCTGGGTCGTATTCTCGGTCCGCGTAACTTGATGCCAAATCCTAAGTCTGGTACTGTTACTACGGAAGTAGGAAAGGCAGTAACTGATGTAAAGGGTGGTAAAATTGATTTTAAGGTTGACAAAACCGGAATCATTCATACTTCAATAGGAAAAGTATCTTTCCCTGCTGATAAGATCTATGAAAATGCGTTGGAAGTACTCCAGACACTTTCGAGATTGAAACCATCAGCAGCAAAAGGAACATATTTTAAGAGCATTCATATCTCTTCTACTATGTCTCCCGGAATCGAAATTGAAACTAAAACAGTAGCGGGGATCTAA
- the rplJ gene encoding 50S ribosomal protein L10, protein MTKEEKHEIVQSLAAQIKEYGNFYITDTANLSVAKINAIRRKFFESGIPIQVAKNTLIRKAMEAAGLEAPELDEALKGSSTILFSSVANAPAKLIKELRKKGDKPVLKGAYIDSALFIGDNQLDALATLKSKEELIGEIIGLLQSPAKNVISALSSGGNKLAGIVKTLQDRG, encoded by the coding sequence ATGACAAAAGAAGAGAAACACGAGATTGTTCAATCCCTTGCTGCGCAGATTAAGGAGTACGGGAACTTTTACATTACCGATACTGCAAATCTTTCAGTTGCTAAGATCAATGCAATACGCCGGAAGTTCTTTGAGAGCGGGATTCCTATCCAGGTCGCAAAGAATACTCTGATCCGTAAGGCAATGGAAGCTGCTGGATTAGAAGCTCCGGAGTTAGATGAAGCATTAAAAGGTTCTTCTACGATTTTGTTTTCGTCAGTAGCAAATGCTCCTGCGAAGCTTATCAAAGAACTTAGAAAAAAAGGTGATAAGCCGGTTTTAAAAGGCGCCTACATTGATTCTGCACTTTTCATAGGTGACAATCAATTAGATGCACTGGCAACCCTCAAATCTAAGGAAGAGCTTATCGGCGAAATCATTGGATTATTGCAGTCGCCTGCTAAGAACGTTATTTCGGCCCTTTCATCAGGTGGAAATAAGCTTGCAGGTATAGTTAAAACATTACAAGATAGAGGTTAA